The genomic stretch CAGGCTCGGCTCGGCTGCCGAGGCGGGCAGACCGGCCACGGCGATCGCGTACGCCGCGGCAAGCGTCTCGTCGGCCAGGCGTGACAGGGCGGCCATGGTCGGCTCGAGTCCCCGCCCGCCGGTCAGATCGGCCGCGGCGATACGCAGCAGCGACACCCGGTAGGCCCGGCGCAGCGCGGGCACGCTCGGCTGGTCGCTGTCGAGTTCGAGGTGGCCCTCGGCGTTGGGCGGCAGGCCCGTCGGCCCGGTGGCCAGCACCTGCCAATCCCCCGGATGGGCGACCAGGTGGTCACCGAGCGCCGACGAGGCCCCGAGCACGGCCACCAGCCGCCGGCGCAACCCCGGGTCCGCCGCGAGCGCGCCGATCAGCGCCTCGGTGGCCTCGTTGGAGGCGATCTCGCCGCCCGGGCCGATGACCGGGCCGCCGTTGCCGCGCGCGGCCGCCCGGCCCGCCGCGTCGACCAGCCGGTGCAGCTGGCGCAGCGCCAGATTGGGGTCGGCCGCGCGGGACAACGAGCTGAGCACCTCGGCCGCGTCGGCGCCGACCGGGGCCTGCGCCTCCGGGTCCCACAACCGCAGGCCGGTCGGGCCGAGCAGATCGGCAACGCGGGCGCCGTTGTCGGCGAACCCGTACCGGGCGAGCCGGCTGGGCCGGGTCACGTCACTGCCCCAGCAGCGGAAGGGTGCGGCCGGTGCCGGACCCGGGTATGTCGGCGTCGGGCAGTGTGCCGAGGGCGAGCGACGCGAACCGGGCGGCGAACGGCTGCCACACCTCTTCGACATCGGGCAGGATGTCGGCGGTGGCGAACACGACGGCCTCGGCGTCGTAGCCCAGCTCGTCGATGGCGGCGCGGTCGCTCGCGGCCCACTGCTCGATCATCGCGGCGTCGCACTCGATGTGGAACTGCAGGCCCCATGCCCTGTCACCGAGCCGGAAGGCCTGATGCGGGTAACGGCTGGAGGCGGCCAGCAGCACCGACCGCAACGGCAGCTCGGTGATCTCGTCGCGGTGCCACTGCACCACGTCGGGCAGCAGCGGCACCCACTTGAACAGCGGGTCGGTGTCGGCCGCGTCCCGCTTGCCGACCAGGCCGGGCCCGATCTCGGGACCGCTGGTGCTGCGCTCGACCAGGCCGCCGTGGGCGCTCGCGAGCAGCTGCCCGCCGAGGCACACGCCGAGCGTGGGCACCCGGTGGCGTACCGCCTTGCGCAGCAGCCCTTCGAGCGCCGGGAACCACGGCGCGCCGGGCACACCCTCGGCGTCCGGGTAGGCGTTCTGGTCGCCGCCCAGCACGATCAGCGCGAGGTAGTCGTCGAGGGTCTCGGGGAGCTCGTCACCGGCGTGCGGCCGCAGGACGGTCAGCTCAAGCCCCGCCTCGGTCAGCCACTCCCCCAGCCGTCGCAGGTCGTCGGTCGGATCGTTCTCGATGACTAGTGCAGTCGCCACGCTCACGAATCTAACCCCCGTACGGCGAAGAGCCAGGCCGTGGGGTTGACTTCGTCGACCGGCTCGATAGCGTCCACCGCACCATGTCCGCCGCGCCCCTGCTCATGCTCGTGTCGGTCGTCTCGATGCAGTTCGGCTCGGCGATCGGCCGCACCCTCTTCGACGACCTCGGCGCGACCGGGGTGGTGCTGCTGCGAGCCGGCATCTCGGCGCTGGTGCTGGCCGTGGTGGTGCGCCCACACGTACGCTCCTGGCCCCGCGCGGCCTGGCGGGCGGCTTCGCTGCTCGGGATCGCGGTGGCCGGCCTCAACCTGCTGTCCGCGCTGGCCATGCGTACGGTGCCGCTCGGGGTGGTCGTCACCGTGTCGTTCCTCGGCCCGCTGACGGTCTCCCTAGCGCAGACCCGCCGGCTGCTCGACCTGCTCTGGGCCCTGCTCGCCGGCGCCGGCGTGGCCCTGCTGTGGTGGCACCCCGGCCCGTCGTTGCCGCCCGGCGGTCTGGTGCTGGCCGCGCTGGCCGGGGCGTGCGGCGCCGGATACATCCTGCTCACCGCGCGCGTAGGCGGACTGGTGCCGGGCGTCGGCGGCCTGCCCGTCTCGCTCACCGTGGCGACGCTGGTCGCGCTCCCCTTCGGACTCGCCGGGGCGAGCGCCGTCGTCACCCGCCCCTCCCTGCTGATCGGCGCGGCCTCGGTGGCCGTGCTGCAGACCATTTTCCCGTACGTCCTGGAACTGAACGCCCTGCGCCGCATCCCCACACGCGTCTTCGGCATCCTGACCAGCCTGAACCCGGCCGCCGCGGCGGTGGCCGGCCTGCTCGTGCTGGACCAGCGGCTGGGCACGGTCTCGCTGGCCGCGCTCGCCCTGGTCACCTCGGCCAGCGCCGGCGTCACCCTCACCCACCGGCCGGAACGATGATGGCAGCGGGTCTGCGCCCACGCGGGCCGCCCGTGCCCTCAGCGGAAGCGGCGACGATCGGTCAGGAGATGCACGCGCACACGATCAGGGCGGCCCCGAAGTGCGAAGCCGCACTCACCAGCGCTCCCCCGTGCCGTTCCGGCGTGCAGATGACCTCGCCCAGCTTGCCCGGGGTCATCCAGTCGAGGACCAGGAACGCCAGGCCCATGATGGCGATGCCGATCAGGCCGAACAACACCGTCGACGCCAGGCCCTGGCCGAACGAGTCGTACGACGTGAAGATCGCCGTGAAGACGATGGCGGCGATGCCGAGCTGGTTGGCCGCGAGCAGCAGCGACGCGTTGGGGTTGCGCTCCGCGAAGATCAGCTCGCGCAGCTTGCCGGGTGTGAGCAGGTCGACGAGGACGTAGCCCACCGCCATCAGCCCGATGCCGACGATTCCGAAAACGATGCTGCGCCCAGCACCCTCGAGCAGATCTTCAAGCACGGCCTCTCCCTTGTCACGCGACGTCAGGACAGACCGTACAAGACAGGCCCTACGTCTTTACAGCGCGCCCAGGTAACGCTGCCTCTCGTAGGGTGTCACCTCGCGACGGTACTGCTCCCATTCGGCCGTTTTGTTGCGCAGGAAGAAGTCGAAGACGTGCTCGCCGAGCACCTCGGCCACCAGTTCCGACCGGCTCATCACGTCGATCGCCTCGGACAGGTTCTCGGGGAGCGCGTCGTAGCCGGCCGCCTTGCGCTCGGCCGGGGAGAGCGACCAGACGTCGTCCTCGGCGCCCGGGGGCAGCTCGTAGCCCTCCTCGATGCCCTTGAGCCCGGCGCCGAGCAGCACGGCGAAGGCGAGGTAGGGGTTCGTGGCGGAGTCGATCGAGCGGACCTCGACGCGCGCCGAGCTGGGCTTGCCGAACGCGGGCACCCGCACCAGCGCCGACCGGTTGAGGTGGCCCCAGCTCACGAACGCCGGCGACTCGGTCACGACGTTGGGCAGCTGCAGCGGGAAGAGCCGCTTGTACGAGTTCACGTACTGGTTGGTGACCGCCGTGTACTCCCGCGCGTGCACGAGCAGGCCGGCGATGAACGAGCGCGCCGTCTTGGACAGCTTCTGCGGGTCGTCGGCGTCGTAGAACGCGTTCCGCTCGCCCTCCATCAGCGAGAGGTGCGTGTGCATGCCGCTGCCGGGCTGGTCGGTGTACGGCTTCGGCATGAAGGTGGCCCGCACCCCCTGGGAGAGCGCAACCTCCTTGACGACGTGACGGAACGTCATGATGTTGTCGGCCGTGGTCAGCGCGTCGGCGTAGCGCAGGTCGATCTCCTGCTGGCCGGGCGCGACCTCGTGGTGGCTGAACTCGACCGAGATGCCGATCCGCTCGAGCGCGAGCACGGCCTGCCGCCGGAAGTCACGGGCGATCGAGTGCGTGGTGTGGTCGAAGTAGCCGCCGCTGTCGACCGGCACCGGCACCGAGCCGTCGAGCGGGCCCTCCTGCACCAGGAAGAACTCGACCTCGGGATGGGTGTAGAAGGTGAAACCCTTCTCGGCCGCCTTGGCCAGCATGCGGC from Paractinoplanes brasiliensis encodes the following:
- a CDS encoding glutamine synthetase family protein, which codes for MDRQQEFVLRTLEERDIRFVRLWFTDVLGTLKSVSVAPAELESAFEEGMGIDGSAIEGFARVYESDMVAMPDPTTFQVFPFEGGASGESARMFCDILLPDGSAAWADPRHVLRRMLAKAAEKGFTFYTHPEVEFFLVQEGPLDGSVPVPVDSGGYFDHTTHSIARDFRRQAVLALERIGISVEFSHHEVAPGQQEIDLRYADALTTADNIMTFRHVVKEVALSQGVRATFMPKPYTDQPGSGMHTHLSLMEGERNAFYDADDPQKLSKTARSFIAGLLVHAREYTAVTNQYVNSYKRLFPLQLPNVVTESPAFVSWGHLNRSALVRVPAFGKPSSARVEVRSIDSATNPYLAFAVLLGAGLKGIEEGYELPPGAEDDVWSLSPAERKAAGYDALPENLSEAIDVMSRSELVAEVLGEHVFDFFLRNKTAEWEQYRREVTPYERQRYLGAL
- a CDS encoding EamA family transporter, which translates into the protein MSAAPLLMLVSVVSMQFGSAIGRTLFDDLGATGVVLLRAGISALVLAVVVRPHVRSWPRAAWRAASLLGIAVAGLNLLSALAMRTVPLGVVVTVSFLGPLTVSLAQTRRLLDLLWALLAGAGVALLWWHPGPSLPPGGLVLAALAGACGAGYILLTARVGGLVPGVGGLPVSLTVATLVALPFGLAGASAVVTRPSLLIGAASVAVLQTIFPYVLELNALRRIPTRVFGILTSLNPAAAAVAGLLVLDQRLGTVSLAALALVTSASAGVTLTHRPER
- a CDS encoding DUF350 domain-containing protein; translated protein: MLEDLLEGAGRSIVFGIVGIGLMAVGYVLVDLLTPGKLRELIFAERNPNASLLLAANQLGIAAIVFTAIFTSYDSFGQGLASTVLFGLIGIAIMGLAFLVLDWMTPGKLGEVICTPERHGGALVSAASHFGAALIVCACIS
- a CDS encoding type 1 glutamine amidotransferase, encoding MATALVIENDPTDDLRRLGEWLTEAGLELTVLRPHAGDELPETLDDYLALIVLGGDQNAYPDAEGVPGAPWFPALEGLLRKAVRHRVPTLGVCLGGQLLASAHGGLVERSTSGPEIGPGLVGKRDAADTDPLFKWVPLLPDVVQWHRDEITELPLRSVLLAASSRYPHQAFRLGDRAWGLQFHIECDAAMIEQWAASDRAAIDELGYDAEAVVFATADILPDVEEVWQPFAARFASLALGTLPDADIPGSGTGRTLPLLGQ